From Bacteroidales bacterium, one genomic window encodes:
- a CDS encoding class I SAM-dependent methyltransferase, whose translation MKISDNLKKAYGHDVKMRAIDAQRKAAEIAYGPVTFEVAHIMLKRGIFDMLAKASSGAAADSKKSSECAVSASEKVSSAAALKIHKGLTLSEICAKTGFSRYAAKVLMESALTTGTVYRDDKKYFLSKIGWFLLNEERNKIDIAFNHDVNYEGWFNLEKALDEGKPAGLKHFGSWPTIYEGLSKLPTDVQKSWFDFDHYYSDNSFDEALDIIFDGSVNTGGSASCDNKSFTGKRQVAKKLLDVGGNTGLFALQCVKKNPAVNVTVVDLPQQLEMMKKNIRGKKGAERIDGFGGNLLDKSFKLPVGYDVIWMSQFLDCFSEAQVISILKRAAAAMSKKTRLYIMETIWDRQQFETTAFCLTQISLYFTALANGNSKMFNAEDLTRLIETAGLKIEKEVDGIGPGKHSIVICKKA comes from the coding sequence ATGAAAATCTCTGATAATCTTAAGAAAGCATACGGGCATGATGTAAAGATGAGGGCAATTGATGCGCAGCGCAAAGCGGCGGAAATTGCCTATGGGCCTGTCACGTTTGAAGTTGCACATATTATGTTGAAGCGCGGCATTTTTGACATGCTCGCAAAAGCTTCCAGCGGTGCGGCAGCTGATTCTAAAAAATCTTCTGAATGTGCTGTCTCGGCAAGTGAGAAAGTTTCTTCCGCTGCTGCGTTAAAGATTCATAAAGGATTAACCCTTAGTGAGATATGCGCAAAGACAGGTTTTAGCAGGTATGCTGCAAAGGTGCTGATGGAGTCTGCCCTAACAACGGGAACAGTCTATCGGGATGACAAAAAATATTTCCTCTCCAAGATTGGTTGGTTTCTGCTGAATGAAGAGCGCAACAAGATTGACATTGCGTTTAATCACGACGTTAATTATGAGGGGTGGTTTAATTTGGAGAAGGCGCTTGATGAGGGGAAACCTGCTGGCTTAAAGCATTTTGGAAGCTGGCCTACAATTTATGAGGGACTGTCCAAGCTCCCGACAGATGTTCAAAAGAGCTGGTTTGATTTTGATCATTATTATTCTGATAATTCTTTTGATGAGGCGCTGGATATTATTTTTGACGGCAGTGTAAATACCGGTGGTTCAGCATCTTGCGATAATAAATCTTTTACTGGTAAGAGACAGGTTGCTAAAAAACTTTTGGATGTTGGAGGCAACACGGGGCTTTTTGCATTGCAGTGCGTGAAGAAGAATCCCGCTGTGAATGTGACTGTTGTAGACCTTCCGCAACAGCTGGAGATGATGAAGAAAAATATTCGCGGCAAAAAAGGAGCGGAAAGAATTGACGGCTTTGGCGGAAATCTTTTGGACAAATCATTTAAACTCCCTGTAGGCTACGATGTTATATGGATGAGCCAATTCCTGGATTGTTTTTCAGAGGCGCAGGTGATTTCTATTCTTAAACGTGCGGCGGCTGCAATGAGCAAGAAAACAAGGCTTTACATAATGGAAACTATTTGGGACAGGCAGCAGTTTGAAACAACAGCGTTCTGCCTGACGCAGATAAGTCTCTATTTTACAGCGCTTGCCAACGGCAACAGCAAAATGTTCAACGCAGAGGATTTAACTCGTTTGATTGAAACGGCGGGACTAAAAATTGAAAAAGAGGTGGACGGAATCGGACCGGGCAAGCATTCCATCGTAATCTGCAAAAAGGCCTAA